A genomic stretch from Desulfurococcaceae archaeon MEX13E-LK6-19 includes:
- a CDS encoding extracellular solute-binding protein, with the protein MGSKSMSAVTRLQAIILFIIIAVAVTAGVLYVMQQKPGVPEETGTPTTTTPTTTTTTTTTTTTTTTTTTTTTTTTTTTTTTPPSPQSIVEMTIGSATIRVPYWLYDFANKCKLGQLDRNITIVFWTQMMPFEEEVIRQVVEEFEKEYPCIHVEYENIGGGLGELKNRIMAGVQVGEVGAAADIFTWAHDWTGELAEGGYIVPLDKYLPQETLEDLRNQYLALAYNAGYYNLRLYGLPWAAEAIALIYNKNMVSEPPQNFSEFEEIMKQYYNPGEGLFGLAMEVNAYTIYPWVTAFGGYYYDEATDTIGVNSTGTKEGIKFFLQHVLPYMDTTDLGHERQLLLFQQGRTPFLITGPWDIPGINESLGGNFSVAPLPKIGDKVPKPFVGIKMLWLSSLVEADSPDKPYRINASLLFVLWFTLNDDTLKFLVEKAGFIPVKLSVLDYVNQNKDKFPIVFGFAQSVAQGVLMPKSPKMSKAWYIGTCLNSILQTYQTEGLEAALAAVDSTLDQCYAEIMQSMSGE; encoded by the coding sequence ATGGGTTCCAAGAGTATGAGTGCCGTAACAAGACTTCAAGCCATTATATTGTTTATCATTATTGCTGTTGCCGTAACGGCTGGAGTGCTATATGTTATGCAGCAAAAACCTGGGGTTCCAGAAGAGACAGGGACCCCGACAACAACCACACCTACTACTACCACGACTACGACCACAACTACAACCACCACCACTACCACGACGACAACCACAACAACGACAACGACTACGACCACAACAACGCCTCCTTCTCCTCAAAGCATAGTTGAGATGACGATAGGATCGGCAACAATAAGAGTGCCATACTGGCTTTACGACTTTGCCAACAAGTGTAAATTAGGACAACTTGACAGGAATATAACAATAGTTTTCTGGACACAAATGATGCCTTTTGAAGAAGAAGTGATAAGACAAGTTGTCGAGGAGTTTGAGAAAGAATATCCATGTATCCATGTTGAATACGAGAACATTGGTGGAGGTCTCGGTGAGTTAAAGAATAGGATTATGGCTGGAGTACAGGTTGGCGAAGTAGGAGCTGCGGCAGACATATTCACATGGGCTCATGACTGGACTGGAGAACTGGCAGAAGGAGGATACATTGTCCCTCTAGACAAGTATTTGCCGCAGGAAACTCTTGAAGACCTTAGAAACCAGTATCTAGCTCTAGCTTATAATGCAGGATACTACAACCTTAGACTATACGGCCTGCCTTGGGCCGCCGAGGCAATAGCCCTCATATACAACAAGAACATGGTGAGCGAACCACCACAGAACTTTAGTGAATTTGAGGAGATCATGAAACAATACTATAATCCTGGCGAGGGACTCTTTGGTCTAGCCATGGAGGTTAATGCTTATACTATATATCCATGGGTTACAGCATTTGGTGGATACTATTATGATGAAGCAACAGATACCATAGGAGTCAATAGTACTGGAACAAAAGAAGGTATCAAGTTCTTCTTACAACACGTACTCCCATACATGGATACAACAGACCTAGGACATGAGAGACAACTCCTATTGTTCCAGCAAGGCAGAACACCGTTTCTTATAACAGGTCCATGGGATATACCAGGTATAAACGAGAGCTTAGGTGGAAACTTCAGTGTAGCACCGTTACCAAAGATTGGCGATAAAGTACCTAAGCCATTTGTTGGAATAAAAATGCTATGGCTATCAAGTCTTGTTGAAGCCGATTCACCAGATAAGCCGTATAGAATAAATGCATCATTACTATTTGTACTATGGTTTACATTGAACGACGATACCCTGAAATTCCTTGTAGAAAAAGCAGGATTTATACCAGTGAAATTAAGTGTGCTAGACTACGTTAATCAAAACAAAGATAAGTTCCCCATAGTATTCGGTTTCGCACAATCAGTAGCACAAGGTGTGCTAATGCCAAAGTCTCCTAAGATGTCCAAGGCATGGTACATTGGTACATGCTTGAACTCAATACTACAGACATACCAGACTGAAGGACTCGAGGCAGCATTAGCAGCAGTCGATAGTACACTAGACCAGTGTTATGCAGAGATAATGCAGTCAATGTCGGGTGAATAA
- a CDS encoding ABC transporter permease subunit, which translates to MSGEGTFKKSVGKIKSTLRLYPVKVALVLVLPSLVLYLFFMIWPIMFSVYLAFTDANNYNIAPSPTKLQSLYELRENITSKLDENKELIQNYAREAKTLIESIQSDLSALREYLIEVNETGGQVDTTIIRQYLESIQDKMDKLVVIVKDENTFFLRYKPIGENVSTANSVFQEKLVAKLQTIVYFPLGGAELTKEDIAEIISGIDIIVSSLKKAYDGFNVVITDYESFKKGVVKDIDEEIDKLTLHFVGTENIEKLFTDARFVYSILKTLLFVATSVPLKVAVGVALALFFSTPYVYGRKVMRALLLTPWALPVLLSVTTWRMLFLPREGVMAKLFSSITGTSFEIFTNEWHAFIVYNIVEMWLAYPFIMTVVMGAIAGIPKEIIEASYIDGAGPWLRFRKIILPEVASSIMFVTILTTGASLQAFMVPLLINGGGPTGTINIFGLPPKIGNLNEMLILFGYNRAYIDREYGYAAAAYLIAVLFLMVYVMIWFKYIKPKGEER; encoded by the coding sequence ATGAGCGGTGAGGGTACTTTCAAGAAAAGCGTAGGAAAGATAAAGAGTACTCTCCGTCTTTATCCAGTAAAAGTAGCTCTAGTACTAGTTTTGCCCAGTCTAGTGCTTTACCTGTTCTTCATGATATGGCCTATAATGTTCTCTGTATATCTCGCATTTACTGATGCCAACAACTACAACATAGCGCCCAGTCCTACAAAGCTTCAATCACTCTACGAGCTTCGAGAAAACATCACATCTAAACTTGATGAAAATAAAGAACTCATACAAAACTATGCACGCGAAGCAAAAACGCTGATTGAATCTATACAAAGCGATCTTAGCGCTCTTCGTGAATACCTCATTGAAGTAAACGAAACAGGAGGACAAGTGGATACAACAATTATAAGACAGTATTTAGAGAGCATACAAGATAAAATGGATAAACTTGTTGTTATAGTTAAGGATGAAAACACGTTCTTCCTAAGATACAAGCCTATTGGGGAAAACGTGAGTACAGCTAACTCAGTCTTCCAGGAAAAACTTGTCGCCAAATTACAGACAATAGTATACTTCCCTCTAGGCGGAGCTGAGCTGACAAAAGAGGATATAGCAGAGATAATAAGTGGAATCGATATAATAGTTAGTTCACTGAAGAAAGCATATGATGGATTTAATGTTGTGATTACCGATTATGAATCCTTTAAGAAAGGTGTTGTGAAAGACATAGATGAAGAAATAGACAAGCTTACACTACACTTTGTTGGGACAGAAAATATCGAGAAACTATTTACAGACGCGAGATTTGTCTACTCAATATTGAAGACATTGTTGTTCGTAGCTACAAGCGTTCCATTAAAAGTAGCTGTGGGCGTTGCACTTGCATTATTCTTTTCAACACCATATGTATACGGTAGAAAGGTTATGAGGGCATTGTTGTTAACTCCATGGGCTTTGCCGGTACTATTATCAGTAACGACCTGGAGAATGTTGTTCCTACCACGTGAGGGAGTTATGGCCAAACTCTTCTCAAGCATCACAGGAACAAGTTTCGAGATATTCACCAACGAATGGCATGCATTCATTGTATACAATATTGTTGAAATGTGGCTTGCATACCCATTCATAATGACTGTTGTTATGGGTGCTATAGCAGGGATCCCCAAAGAGATCATAGAAGCATCATATATTGACGGCGCTGGTCCCTGGCTGAGATTCCGAAAGATAATACTACCAGAAGTAGCTAGCTCAATAATGTTTGTAACAATACTCACTACTGGTGCAAGCCTGCAAGCATTTATGGTTCCTCTACTGATTAACGGAGGAGGTCCAACGGGTACAATTAATATATTCGGGCTCCCGCCGAAGATAGGTAATCTGAACGAAATGCTTATCCTCTTTGGCTATAACAGGGCGTATATTGATCGTGAATATGGTTATGCTGCTGCAGCCTACTTGATAGCGGTTCTATTCCTAATGGTCTATGTCATGATATGGTTTAAGTACATTAAACCCAAGGGTGAGGAACGATGA
- a CDS encoding ABC transporter permease subunit has protein sequence MRIILTVLGMLIVFALLYPVIFVVLTSLIKGQVIVTSFEDIERFGLSLEHYYSAISEEGFVRAFTTSMLVAFMNILISVLAITPAAYAFSRFKFWGKDTLLYTYLILSQIGGGFGIAAVIALYVFFLKLQVMGLPMLGNPFVLPLVYTAGAVPFQTWLIKNYFDSIPRDLDEAAFIDGASWSMIVFKVILPTSRPAMIVIALFAFMGAWGDFIIASFLRVRTLGAFIYETAAGQTIYWADFAARTIIYAIPIIILYAVAQKYIGEAMARGAVKR, from the coding sequence ATGAGGATAATATTGACTGTACTCGGCATGCTAATAGTTTTCGCACTTCTCTATCCAGTAATATTCGTTGTATTGACGTCATTGATTAAAGGACAGGTTATTGTGACGAGTTTTGAAGACATAGAGAGATTCGGTTTATCCTTAGAACACTATTATAGTGCGATCTCGGAAGAGGGATTTGTTAGGGCATTCACGACAAGTATGTTAGTGGCGTTCATGAATATACTAATATCAGTCCTGGCAATAACGCCTGCAGCATACGCTTTCTCGAGATTCAAATTCTGGGGTAAAGACACGTTACTATACACATACCTTATTCTAAGCCAGATTGGTGGAGGATTCGGTATTGCAGCAGTAATAGCACTCTACGTATTCTTCTTAAAGCTACAAGTAATGGGCTTGCCTATGCTAGGAAACCCATTTGTACTACCTCTAGTCTACACGGCTGGCGCAGTACCATTCCAGACATGGTTGATAAAGAACTACTTCGATTCAATACCACGTGATCTCGATGAAGCAGCATTTATTGATGGAGCAAGCTGGAGCATGATAGTATTCAAAGTAATACTACCCACTTCAAGACCAGCGATGATAGTGATAGCGTTATTTGCGTTCATGGGGGCGTGGGGAGACTTCATTATAGCGAGTTTCCTCAGGGTAAGAACACTTGGAGCCTTCATCTACGAGACTGCAGCCGGACAGACAATATACTGGGCAGATTTTGCTGCTAGAACAATAATCTATGCAATACCCATAATCATACTATATGCTGTAGCTCAGAAGTACATTGGAGAAGCGATGGCTAGAGGAGCAGTGAAGAGATAA
- a CDS encoding glycogen/starch synthase, whose translation MKIWMLTFESKRIVKIGGLGEVPPSLGEALVKKGHDVEIIMPSHGVILNNAFTSKHKLSLVFEKEDYKAYRVDDITPPHILLSSNILDNKKVYDQDILYEKIRDYAKAVSLYAIHALKTNNVPDIIHCNDWHTIPSLLILKTILGNKTRFLYQIHLLSHKRITGLDPQSLGISLDVQIPIKINSTQKMLSIKEIIDLAHNDLERLGCILADVIATVSKHYLVDVLSYVGWELKDKATVIYNGTDWSLEKIYKENITSNPLFSNKLSGDPLKDRKTIRDTLLTRLNEVFDTNEPIISNKDAETIVKSVDKYPFMGRGRLHPFTKTGPLVIMTGRLTEQKGWSIFIKALDTLLFRVPEARILLFPLPVGGHIDLMKTIIDYARIYRDNIRPVFGIAKKLFVTAHIAADVMAAPSLFEPFGIMALEAMASGTPVVASRTGGLSETVLDIREHGVLGTGILVSPGNPTELAKALSNMLLFMEAGYIKPWSPEWKRLIERIDDEELSSLLLKNPEAPWKIRESCIRRAREFSWDAAARIAEKAYEKALM comes from the coding sequence ATGAAAATATGGATGCTAACATTTGAATCAAAGAGGATAGTCAAAATAGGTGGTTTAGGCGAGGTACCACCAAGTCTCGGAGAAGCTCTTGTAAAGAAGGGTCACGATGTAGAAATTATAATGCCTAGCCACGGTGTTATACTCAATAATGCTTTTACCAGTAAACACAAACTATCACTTGTTTTTGAGAAAGAAGACTATAAAGCATATAGAGTTGATGATATTACTCCTCCACATATCCTATTGTCAAGTAATATCCTAGATAACAAGAAGGTCTATGACCAGGATATCTTGTATGAAAAGATAAGAGACTACGCCAAAGCTGTTTCTCTATATGCAATACATGCTTTGAAAACAAACAATGTACCAGATATCATTCATTGTAACGACTGGCATACAATTCCATCACTACTTATCCTCAAGACCATCCTAGGAAATAAAACCAGGTTTCTATACCAAATACACCTCCTATCCCACAAAAGGATCACTGGTCTAGATCCACAGAGTCTAGGAATTTCACTGGATGTACAGATACCAATAAAAATTAATAGCACACAGAAAATGCTTAGCATAAAGGAAATAATTGATCTCGCTCATAATGATCTCGAGCGTTTGGGCTGTATTCTTGCAGATGTAATTGCAACTGTTAGCAAGCATTATCTCGTCGACGTCTTATCCTATGTCGGGTGGGAACTCAAGGATAAAGCTACAGTCATATATAATGGTACTGACTGGAGTCTTGAGAAAATCTATAAAGAAAACATCACTAGTAACCCCTTGTTCTCCAACAAACTTTCCGGCGATCCATTGAAAGATAGGAAAACAATACGCGACACTCTACTGACTAGACTCAACGAGGTATTCGATACAAATGAACCAATAATTTCGAATAAAGACGCTGAAACTATAGTAAAGAGTGTTGACAAATACCCCTTCATGGGGAGAGGTCGTCTCCATCCATTCACTAAAACGGGTCCACTAGTTATAATGACTGGTAGACTCACAGAGCAGAAAGGATGGAGTATCTTCATTAAGGCCTTGGATACACTATTATTTAGAGTTCCCGAAGCACGAATACTCTTATTCCCATTGCCCGTAGGCGGTCATATCGATCTAATGAAGACGATAATTGACTATGCTAGAATTTATAGAGACAATATTAGGCCTGTTTTCGGTATTGCAAAGAAGCTTTTTGTTACGGCGCACATAGCAGCTGATGTAATGGCGGCACCCAGTTTGTTCGAGCCATTTGGTATAATGGCTCTAGAGGCTATGGCGTCCGGCACACCAGTTGTAGCAAGTAGAACTGGTGGATTATCAGAGACAGTACTTGATATAAGAGAGCATGGTGTTCTTGGTACAGGTATACTTGTAAGCCCCGGTAACCCAACAGAGCTAGCTAAGGCTTTATCTAATATGTTGTTGTTCATGGAGGCAGGCTACATTAAGCCATGGTCTCCCGAATGGAAAAGACTTATTGAGAGAATTGACGACGAGGAACTATCTAGTCTACTCTTAAAGAACCCCGAGGCTCCATGGAAGATAAGAGAGTCATGTATTAGGAGAGCAAGAGAGTTTTCATGGGATGCTGCAGCAAGAATAGCAGAGAAAGCTTACGAAAAAGCTTTAATGTAA